In Pseudothermotoga sp., the DNA window CAGGATAACACACCTTCAAAACGTTTCGAAGCTCGTCCAGCCAACCTTCCTCCCACGGTCCCACCATCAATTCCCAAGTGCTGATGATCTGTTTTTCATACTCGTTCAGTTTCAACCTCCACTCTGGTACTATCTCAGCCGAAGGCTGTGATACACCGTTAGGTGTATCAAAAGTGTGAGTATTTTCTTGATTCTTTTCTTTTTCTTCTTTCTCTTCTTTCTTTTGGTCCTTTTCTTTCTTCTCTTTCTTAAAAGCATTCATAAGTTCAGCGGAAGCATCTGCGTTTGAAATTGTAGTATTCATGCTTGTTGTTGCTTCATCGCTTTGCTTTTCAGTTCCATCCGTGGTTCTATCCTCGGTTCCATTCGTGGTTCTATCCGTGGTTCTATTCTCGGTTCCATTTTGGAACCACGGGTGAGTGAACCAAAAAACACCGCGTCCATTGTCTTTGTGGTAAGTTATGAGGCCCCTGGATTTTAAATCGGAGATCGCCCTTGCGAGCGTACCTTTACCGAATCCAAGGAC includes these proteins:
- a CDS encoding Crp/Fnr family transcriptional regulator — protein: MNFFQLAGNFWLEHERAPFNHCAMVLYFRLLYEAEKRSWKGPFKLSWGYLQGVLGFGKGTLARAISDLKSRGLITYHKDNGRGVFWFTHPWFQNGTENRTTDRTTNGTEDRTTDGTEKQSDEATTSMNTTISNADASAELMNAFKKEKKEKDQKKEEKEEKEKNQENTHTFDTPNGVSQPSAEIVPEWRLKLNEYEKQIISTWELMVGPWEEGWLDELRNVLKVCYPAQIKQAIASTSVSQLHKLVQSGFPYLAQLLLKGVFGHRVKRKNKPKNWAEENLTGLKKFLQKSSLKDIWAEGVGEDG